A window of the Cygnus atratus isolate AKBS03 ecotype Queensland, Australia chromosome 4, CAtr_DNAZoo_HiC_assembly, whole genome shotgun sequence genome harbors these coding sequences:
- the FOXI3 gene encoding forkhead box protein I3, with the protein MSAGELQQAQPRPSAPAAAPVPPQPRSAQEAPEMAVYCGENFSVYPQPSLHPPGAAAAAAAAAAAAAAAAASSGQRAGGYGLGDYGAPANAGYLWGMNSPAPYLQGPPGSAAAAAAAAAPFLPPGSYGCSRGGQLVGSPPAPGSPSAGGAELSWLSLASQEELLKLVRPPYSYSALIAMAIQSAPERKLTLSHIYQYVAENFPFYKRSKAGWQNSIRHNLSLNDCFRKVPRDEDDPGKGNYWTLDPNCEKMFDNGNFRRKRKRRSEPNTPATASAASSLGGLKTEEERPIAAGGKPCGTSPPPELDPSPSARDHPKSSSPSSIISSTPSCLSTFFSGMSSLSGGGSRLTGGLSSDLHHRNFSAGQLSSGTFTPSSSSSQEVPSPEQLQRVAGPSPAYYSSFHPSSGSQGAQYNHYYNFTVNSLIYTRDGTEV; encoded by the exons ATGAGCGCCGGTGAGTTGCAGCAGGCGCAGCCCAGACCCTCGGCGCCGGCAGCCGCCCCGGTGCCCCCTCAGCCCCGCAGCGCTCAGGAAGCCCCCGAGATGGCGGTGTACTGCGGCGAGAACTTCAGCGTCtacccccagcccagcctccacccgcccggcgccgccgccgccgcagccgccgccgcggccgccgccgccgctgcagCCGCCTCGTCGGGGCAGCGGGCGGGCGGCTACGGGCTGGGGGACTACGGGGCGCCCGCCAACGCCGGCTACCTGTGGGGCATGAACAGCCCCGCGCCCTACCTGCAGGGCCCGCCGGGCTccgcagcggcagcagcagccgccgcgGCCCCCTTCTTGCCGCCGGGCTCGTACGGCTGCTCGCGGGGCGGGCAGCTGGTGggctcccccccggcccccggctcGCCGTCGGCGGGCGGCGCGGAGCTGAGCTGGCTGAGCCTGGccagccaggaggagctgctgaagctggTGCGGCCGCCGTATTCCTACTCGGCGCTCATCGCCATGGCCATCCAGAGCGCCCCCGAGAGGAAGCTCACCCTCAGCCACATCTACCAGTACGTGGCCGAGAACTTCCCCTTCTACAAGCGCAGCAAGGCGGGCTGGCAGAACAGCATCCGCCACAACCTCAGCCTCAACGACTGCTTCCGCAAGGTGCCCCGCGACGAGGACGACCCCG GGAAAGGAAACTATTGGACCTTAGATCCCAACTGCGAGAAGATGTTTGACAACGGGAACTTCCGGCGCAAACGCAAGCGACGCTCTGAGCCCAACACCCCTGCGACCGCGTCTGCAGCCTCCTCTCTCGGGGGcctgaaaacagaggaagaacgACCCATTGCAGCTGGAGGCAAACCGTGTGGAACCAGTCCACCCCCAGAGCTGGACCCTTCGCCTTCTGCCAGAGACCATCCGAAaagctcctctccctccagtATCATTTCATCCACCCCCAGCTGCCTCAGCACCTTCTTCAGCGGCATGAGCTCCCTGAGCGGCGGAGGCAGCCGGCTGACGGGGGGGCTCAGCAGTGACCTGCATCACAGGAACTTCTCTGCTGGACAGCTGAGCAGTGGCACTTTCACCCCTTCCAGCAGCTCTTCTCAGGAGGTGCCTTCGCCGGAACAGCTGCAGCGAGTTGCAGGACCTTCCCCTGCCTACTACAGCTCCTTCCATCCCAGCAGCGGCAGCCAGGGAGCCCAGTACAACCACTACTACAACTTCACGGTTAACAGCCTCATCTACACCCGGGATGGAACAGAGGTGTAG